The Setaria viridis chromosome 6, Setaria_viridis_v4.0, whole genome shotgun sequence genome contains a region encoding:
- the LOC117861390 gene encoding glycoprotein 3-alpha-L-fucosyltransferase A codes for MKGPSHSQAGGQPGRPRRRWGLLLPLLVGAAFLAEIAFLGRLDMAKNAEAVESWTTSFYRRSTHWGEGARGGGGDEGDDEIRRCQERLEREDAVPYDRDFDREPVLVGGAAKDWNKCSVGCEFGFSASKTPDATFGIAPDRSVDSILRSMESSQYYSENNIDVARGRGYKIVMTTSLSSDVPVGYFSWAEYDIMAPVPPKTEEALAAAFISNCGARNFRLQALEMLENLDVKIDSYGSCHRNRDGKVDKVETLKHYKFSLAFENSNEEDYVTEKFFQSLVAGSIPVVVGAPNIQEFSPGEGAILHIKELDDVASVAKTMKNIASNPDAFNQSLRWKYDGPSDSFKALIDMAAVHSSCRLCIHIATKIHEKEERTPKFTNRPCSCSSKKGTVYHLFVRERGQFKSESIFLRSGQLTLGALESAVLAKFRSLNHVPVWKDERPPSIRGGDDLKVYRIYPVGLTQRQALYRFRFRDDSELEQYIKDHPCAKLEVIFV; via the exons ATGAAGGGCCCCTCCCACTCGCAGGCGGGGGGGCAGCcgggccggccgcggcggcgctgggggctgctgctgccgctcctcgtcggcgccgccttcctcgccgAGATCGCGTTCCTCGGCCGCCTCGACATGGCGAAGAACGCCGAGGCCGTCGAGAGCTGGACCACCTCCTTCTACCGCCGCTCGACCCACTGGGGCGAGGGCGCGAGGGGCGGGGGAGGCGACGAGGGCGACGATGAGATCCGGCGGTGCCAGGAGCGGCTCGAGAGGGAGGACGCCGTGCCCTACGACCGCGACTTCGACAGGGAACccgtgctcgtcggcggcgccgctAAG GATTGGAATAAATGCTCTGTAGGATGTGAGTTTGGGTTTTCTGCGAGTAAGACACCTGATGCTACTTTTGGAATCGCGCCAGATCGTTCTGTAGATAGCATCCTCAGATCAATGGAATCATCTCAATATTATTCAGAGAACAATATTGACGTGGCTCGAGG GAGAGGGTACAAAATTGTGATGACTACCAGCCTTTCCTCGGATGTACCTGTAGGCTACTTTTCATGGGCTGAATATGATATTATGGCACCTGTGCCTCCAAAGACCGAAGAAGCTCTTGCTGCAGCCTTTATTTCCAACTGTGGTGCACGGAACTTTCGTCTGCAAGCACTTGAGATGCTTGAAAACTTGGATGTGAAAATCGATTCTTATGGTAGTTGTCATCGTAACCGTGATGGCAAAG TGGACAAAGTGGAGACATTGAAGCACTACAAATTCAGCTTGGCCTTTGAGAATTCTAATGAGGAGGATTACGTAACAGAAAAGTTTTTTCAGTCGCTGGTAGCAG GTTCTATTCCAGTTGTTGTTGGTGCTCCGAATATTCAGGAGTTTTCTCCAGGAGAAGGCGCGATATTACATATTAAGGAGCTTGATGATGTTGCTTCAGTTGCTAAGACAATGAAAAATATTGCTTCAAATCCTGATGCCTTCAATCAATCTTTGAG GTGGAAGTATGATGGTCCGTCTGATTCTTTCAAAGCACTTATCGACATGGCAGCGGTTCATTCATCTTGTCGGCTTTGCATACATATTGCTACAAAGATTCATGAAAAGGAGGAAAGGACTCCAAAATTTACAAATCGCCCTTGTAGCTGTTCCAGCAAAAAGGGTACAGTCTACCACTTATTTGTCCGAGAGAGAGGACAGTTTAAGTCGGAGAGCATTTTTCTGAG ATCTGGCCAGTTAACTCTGGGAGCTTTGGAGTCTGCAGTGCTTGCTAAATTTAGGTCCCTCAACCACGTTCCTGTATGGAAGGACGAAAGACCACCGAGTATTAGAGGTGGGGACGATCTGAAGGTATACAGGATTTACCCGGTCGGCCTAACACAACGCCAGGCGTTATACCGTTTCAGGTTTAGAGACGATTCTGAACTTGAGCAATACATCAAAGACCACCCCTGTGCAAAGCTTGAAGTAATTTTTGTATAA
- the LOC117860191 gene encoding abscisic acid 8'-hydroxylase 3 — MAFFLAVACVYVVALAVLVLLDASRRRRGGAAGRSGSPQTQGLKLPPGSLGLPYLGETLQLYSQNPNIFFAARLKRYGEVFKTHVLGCPCVVLASPEAARMVLVSRAHLFRPTYPPSKERMIGPQALFFHQGDYHLRMRRAVQGWLGPDALRALVPDVEAAVASTLRWWEGRETSTFHTMKRLTFDVGVVTIFGRRVAEHVKEELRRNYFIVENGYNSFPIPVVPWTRYSQAIKARQRLGAILSGILSERRALGDLGDDLLGTLMRYRDDGGTALSDDQVADNVLGVLFAAQDTTASVLTWILKYLHDNPKLLEAVKAEQMAAYEENDGGRLPLTWAQTRTMPITNLVILESLRLASIITFAFREAVEDVDYEGFLIPKGWKVMPLFRNIHHSPEFFQDPQKFDPSRFMVAPKPGTFLPFGSGVHACPGNDLAKLEMVVLVHRLVTNYRWQVIGSSDDVTYSPFPVPKRGLRARLLRATTAGAAEDYGCRAPAAAA, encoded by the exons ATGGCTTTCTTCCTCGCTGTAGCTTGCGTCTACGTCGTCGCACTCGCCGTGCTGGTGCTGCTCGACGCGAGCAGGCGCCGGAggggaggcgccgccggccgaaGCGGAAGCCCCCAGACGCAGGGGCTCAAGCTGCCCCCGGGCTCTCTGGGCTTGCCGTACCTCGGCGAGACCCTGCAACTCTACTCCCAGAACCCCAATATCTTCTTCGCCGCCAGGCTGAAGAG GTATGGCGAGGTGTTCAAGACGCACGTTCTGGGCTGCCCGTGCGTGGTCTTGGCGAGCCCGGAGGCGGCACGCATGGTGCTGGTCTCCCGTGCGCACCTGTTCAGGCCGACGTACCCGCCGAGCAAGGAGCGCATGATCGGGCCGCAGGCGCTATTCTTCCACCAGGGCGACTACCACCTCCGCATGCGCCGCGCCGTCCAGGGGTGGCTCGGCCCCGACGCGCTCCGCGCCCTGGTGCCCGACGTCGAGGCCGCCGTCGCATCCACGCTCCGCTGGTGGGAAGGCCGCGAGACCAGCACCTTCCACACCATGAAGAGG CTCACGTTCGACGTCGGCGTCGTCACCATCTTCGGCCGGCGGGTGGCCGAGCACGTGAAGGAGGAGCTGAGGAGGAACTACTTCATCGTGGAGAATGGCTACAACAGCTTCCCCATCCCCGTCGTCCCCTGGACCCGCTACAGCCAGGCCATCAAG GCGAGGCAGCGGCTGGGGGCGATCCTGAGCGGCATCCTGTCGGAGCGGCGGGCGCTGGGGGACCTCGGCGACGACCTCCTGGGCACCCTCATGCGGTACCGTGACGACGGCGGCACGGCGCTCTCGGACGACCAGGTCGCCGACAACGTCCTCGGCGTGCTGTTCGCGGCGCAGGACACGACGGCCAGCGTCCTCACCTGGATCCTCAAGTACCTCCACGACAACCCGAAGCTTCTGGAAGCCGTCAAG GCGGAGCAGATGGCGGCCTACGAGGAGAACGACGGCGGGAGGCTGCCGCTGACGTGGGCGCAGACGAGGACGATGCCGATCACGAACCTG GTTATCTTGGAGAGCCTGAGGTTGGCGAGCATCATCACCTTCGCGTTCAGGGAGGCCGTCGAGGACGTGGACTATGAAG GGTTCCTGATCCCCAAGGGGTGGAAGGTGATGCCGCTGTTCAGGAACATCCACCACAGCCCGGAGTTCTTCCAGGATCCACAGAAGTTCGACCCTTCTCGGTTCATG GTGGCGCCCAAGCCCGGCACGTTCCTGCCGTTCGGGAGCGGCGTGCACGCGTGCCCCGGGAACGACCTGGCCAAGCTCGAGATGGTCGTCCTCGTCCACCGCCTCGTCACCAACTACAG GTGGCAGGTGATCGGGTCGAGCGACGACGTGACCTACAGCCCCTTCCCCGTGCCGAAGCGCGGCCTCCGGGCGAGGCTGCTGCGTGCGAcgaccgccggcgcggccgaggACTACGGctgccgcgcgccggccgcggccgcctga